A genome region from Penicillium psychrofluorescens genome assembly, chromosome: 3 includes the following:
- a CDS encoding uncharacterized protein (ID:PFLUO_004166-T1.cds;~source:funannotate) yields MAESEDNDRVQGHLEPGTDLDYAAQLAHDVMSQKQSPWTWRMLRLYLVLACSYLCGTLNGYDGSVMGGLNGMDSFQKYFNMSVAGSSTGLTFAIYNIGNIAGFPFTGPINDRFGRRWGMFAGSILIVVGTIIAALARGQPQFLGGRFVLGLGVAIANPSGSIAASWAVYGCSYMSSVDSWRIPIWCQMIASGIVIISVFFMPESPRWYIAHDQYEKAARVLADYHADGTVDHPVVKLQLAEMSAQISSDRAASDKKWWDYRDLWNTHSARRRLICVIGMACFGTLSGNSLMSYYMPAMLQTAGITEEHKVLALNGTNPALNLIAAVIGARLSDPIGRRPLLIISIIICSCCFAIITGTSIQATSTGNSAAGGASIAFIFIFSITFSVGWTPLQSMYPVENLTTQTRAKGMALAHLASAISGLIIQYSSGPAFAAIGHYFYLVFVFWDLFEAVFMYFFFVETKDRTLEELEELYQADNPVKKSLEKRSAQTVFNTLHITNKSEQVEV; encoded by the exons ATGGCCGAAAGTGAGGACAACGATAGGGTTCAAGGTCACCTGGAACCTGGGACTGATCTTGACTACGCCGCCCAGCTAGCCCACGATGTGATGTCCCAGAAGCAGTCGCCTTGGACTTGGCGCATGCTCCGTCTCTACCTTGTTCTGGCCTGCTCCTATCTATGCGGAACCCTCAACGGCTACGATGGATCCGTTATGGGAGGGCTTAACGGGATGGACTCGTTCCAAAAGTATTTCAATAT GTCTGTTGCGGGATCCAGTACCGGACTGACCTTTGCCATCTACAACATCGGCAACATCGCGGGATTCCCATTCACTGGACCGATTAATGACCGGTTTGGTCGACGTTGGGGGATGTTTGCTGgctccatcctcatcgtcgtcggaaCAATTATCGCCGCACTGGCGCGGGGCCAACCACAATTTCTCGGCGGACGCTTCgtcctcggtctcggcgtaGCAATTGCAAACCCATCAG GGTCAATTGCGGCTAGTTGGGCCGTCTATGGCTGCTCCTACATGAGCAGCGTTGACTCCTGGCGCATTCCAATCTGGTGCCAGATGATCGCTTCTGGCATTGTTATTATCAGTGTTTTCTTCATGCCAGAAAGCCCTCGCTGGTACATAGCCCATGACCAATATGAAAAGGCGGCTAGGGTCCTGGCAGACTACCATGCGGATGGCACCGTCGATCATCCTGTTGTTAAATTACAGCTCGCGGAGATGAGCGCCCAAATTTCTAGCGATCGGGCGGCGTCGGACAAGAAATGGTGGGACTACCGCGATCTTTGGAACACCCACAGCGCCCGGCGGCGTCTCATCTGCGTGATTGGCATGGCCTGCTTCGGTACGCTCTCGGGAAACAGTTTGATGTCGTACTACATGCCTGCCATGCTCCAAACAGCCGGCATCACCGAAGAACACAAGGTTCTGGCGCTCAACGGAACGAATCCTGCCCTGAACCTCATCGCTGCCGTCATCGGGGCACGCCTAAGTGACCCAATCGGGCGACGACCCCTTCTTATCATCAGTATTATtatctgcagctgctgctTTGCCATCATCACTGGAACATCGATACAGGCAACCAGTACAGGCAACTCGGCCGCGGGCGGCGCCTCTATAGCCTTTatcttcatcttcagcaTCACATTCTCGGTCGGCTGGACGCCATTGCAGAGCATGTACCCTGTAGAGAATCTGACAACCCAGACACGCGCCAAGGGCATGGCCCTGGCCCACCTTGCGTCGGCCATTTCCGGACTGATCATTCAATATTCCTCCGGACCAGCATTTGCGGCAATTGGTCACTACTTCTACCTAGTTTTTGTCTTCTGGGACTTGTTTGAGGCGGTCTTTATGTACTTCTTTTTCGTGGAGACCAAGGACCGAACTCTTGAGGAGCTTGAAGAGCTGTACCAGGCAGACAACCCGGTCAAGAAAAGCTTAGAGAAAAGAAGCGCTCAGACAGTCTTTAACACGCTGCATATTACCAACAAGTCAGAACAGGTCGAAGTGTGA
- a CDS encoding uncharacterized protein (ID:PFLUO_004167-T1.cds;~source:funannotate) has translation MAPRNVILMVADDLGKQLGCYGGTCCTPHLDKLASEGTRFTRGFASTASCSGSRSTIYTGLHTHQNGQYGLNHSKYHFVTFDHVDTIPKLLNDHGYLTGVIGKVHVGPDAVYPWQVRQETTSQTRDVARVSDRCGDFFDQARVEDKPFFLTVGFVDPHRDLTRDGFGNNDDFDKRVSKRPYRAEDVEIPKFLTDLPETRQEFANYYESINRLDQGVGMIMDRLEKAGLEDDTLVIFMSDNGPPFLNSKTTLYDSGISLPLIVRCPGRISAINPNMVSWVDIVPTILDWTENKAELRKSWPRLGRSFLGILSETETLPDWERVYGSHTFHESTNYWPTRYVRTGRFKYHRNIAYRLDFPFAADIYGSLTWEGIRNQEGDAKKVGERLLKDYFWRPPEELYDLDEDHLEVRNLAKDSAMQSVVEELRADLEAFQRRSEDLWLYRDGVSIYGAKYLLEQGMEFPDRWELDVNNLETKGPKAPQMYKHLSLGEDAPKMQ, from the coding sequence ATGGCGCCTCGAAACGTCATCCTTATggtcgccgacgacctcggGAAGCAGCTAGGTTGCTACGGAGGCACTTGTTGTACTCCCCATCTAGACAAGCTTGCCTCAGAAGGGACCAGATTCACCAGAGGGTTTGCGAGCACCGCATCCTGTAGTGGCTCACGCTCCACCATCTACACTGGCCTCCACACCCATCAAAACGGCCAGTACGGCCTGAATCACTCCAAGTACCACTTCGTCACGTTTGATCACGTCGACACAATCCCTAAGCTACTTAACGACCACGGCTACCTTACCGGCGTGATTGGCAAGGTGCACGTCGGGCCAGATGCCGTTTATCCTTGGCAGGTTCGCCAAGAGACGACGAGCCAGACTCGAGACGTGGCCCGCGTCTCGGACAGGTGTGGCGATTTCTTCGACCAAGCACGGGTTGAAGACAAACCTTTCTTCCTTACTGTCGGTTTTGTCGACCCCCACAGAGACCTCACGCGAGACGGCTTTGGGAATAACGACGACTTCGACAAGCGAGTCTCCAAGCGGCCATATCGGGCCGAGGACGTGGAAATTCCCAAATTCCTCACTGATCTACCGGAGACACGACAAGAGTTTGCCAATTACTACGAGTCCATCAACCGTCTCGACCAAGGAGTCGGTATGATCATGGACCGCTTAGAAAAGGCCGGCCTGGAAGACGATACTCTGGTGATCTTTATGAGCGACAACGGCCCTCCATTCCTCAACTCAAAGACAACACTATACGACTCGGGAATCTCGCTGCCGCTCATTGTTCGCTGCCCAGGCCGCATATCGGCCATCAATCCCAACATGGTGTCCTGGGTTGACATTGTGCCAACCATCCTAGACTGGACAGAAAACAAGGCAGAGCTGCGAAAGTCGTGGCCGCGTCTTGGGCGCTCCTTTCTCGGCATTCTGTCGGAAACAGAGACCCTGCCAGACTGGGAACGCGTGTACGGGTCGCACACATTCCACGAATCAACAAACTACTGGCCGACACGCTACGTGCGTACCGGACGATTTAAGTACCACCGGAACATTGCGTACCGATTGGACTTCCCATTCGCAGCCGACATCTATGGTTCTCTCACTTGGGAGGGCATCCGTAACCAGGAGGGCGATGCCAAGAAAGTAGGTGAACGGCTGCTGAAGGATTACTTCTGGCGACCCCCGGAGGAGCTATATGACTTGGACGAGGATCATCTGGAAGTTCGAAACTTGGCCAAGGATTCGGCCATGCAGAGCGTGGTAGAGGAGCTCCGAGCGGATCTTGAAGCCTTCCAGCGACGATCTGAGGACCTCTGGCTGTATCGGGATGGCGTGTCGATTTACGGAGCGAAGTATCTGCTGGAGCAGGGCATGGAGTTTCCGGATCGCTGGGAACTGGATGTGAACAACCTCGAGACCAAAGGACCGAAGGCACCTCAGATGTACAAACACCTTTCTCTAGGTGAAGATGCGCCCAAGATGCAGTAA